CAGCCGCGCTTGTTTTGCGGCGCATTGAGCGCCAGCAGCGACGGCAGGCCGTCCCACGAGCCGCCCAAGGCAATCCCCTGGCCGATACGCAGCAGCGACAGCAAAACTATCGAGGCGAAGCCAAGATGTTCAAAGGTCGGCAGGAAGGCCATGCCGGCCGTGGAAATACCTAATATGAAGAGCGCGGCAGTCAGCTTGACTTCGCGGCCGAAGCGGCGCTGGATCGTCATGAACAGAACGGTGCCGAACGGTCGGGCCAGGAAGGCGAAGGAGAAAATCACGAAGGCGTACAGCGTCCCTTCCAGTTGTTGTTCGAACGGAAAGAAAACCGCCGGAAACACCAGAACCGAGGCCATCGCATAGACGAAAAAGTCGAAGTATTCCGAGGCGCGGCCGATCACAACGCCAATGGCTATTTCGCCCGGGGCGACTTCAGGGTGGTCGGATTTGGCACTGCGGACGTCTTGGGCGGACGAGAGATTGGCGGAAAGATCGCCATTATGGCTATGGGTGCTGGTCATCATAATTTTGTCTCTAGTTGGATTGGGTCTCTACTAATTATGGCCTTGCCTACTAATGGCATGGCGAACCCTTCCCGACGTTTAGTGTGGCGCTTCGCACATAATCTGAGGCTCCATTACATACGATTACATACGAAACACTACACTGGCAAGGGTAGGACAAAACGTCCAATCGCCAACGCGCACCAGTCAGTGTACAGTACCACGATCTGATAGCTTCGACTGGACTTTTACTCCATGGTTTCCCTAATTTCTCGTCGCGGATTGCTTCTGCTGCCCGTTTTTTTACTGGCTGGCTGTAACACAGTAGTGATGAATCCGTCCGGCGATATCGCCTCTCAGCAGGGACGCCTGATCGTCGTCTCCACCCTCTTGATGCTGCTGGTGATCGTTCCAGTGATCGCATTGACCATCTGGTTTGCCTGGCGCTACCGTAAAAACAATACCGCCGCGCGCTACGAGCCGGACTGGGACCACTCTACACAACTCGAACTGGTGATCTGGGGCGCGCCTCTGCTGATCATCATCGCCCTCGGCCTGCTGACCTGGATCAGCACTCATACCCTGGACCCCTACCGGCCGCTGTCGCGCCTGGATGCGGACCGGCCGATTCCAGCCGATACCAAGACCCTGACGGTCGAAGTGGTGGCGCTGGACTGGAAGTGGCTGTTCATCTACCCGGAACAAGGCATCGCCACCGTTAACGAACTGGCGGCGCCGGTCGACGTCCCGATCCGCTTCAAGATCACTTCGTCGACGATCATGAATTCCTTCTTCATCCCGGCGCTGGCCGGCCAGATCTATGCCATGCCCGGCATGCAGACCTCGCTCAACGCGGTGATCAACCGTCCTGGCGAGTTCGACGGCTTCTCCGCCAACTACAGCGGCGCCGGCTTTTCCGACATGCGCTTCAAGTTCCACGGCCTGACCCAGGAAAACTTCGACAAGTGGGTGCAGGCGCGCAAGGCGGCCGGCGGCCATCTGAATCGTCCTGACTACCTGCAGCTGGAAAAGCCTAGCGAAAAAGAGCCGGTGCGCTCCTACGCTTCGGTCGACCAGGACCTCTACCACGCCATTCTCAACCGCTGCATCGAACCGGGCCAGATGTGCATGGACCAGATGATGGGCGGCCACAAGATGGTGGAACAACATCATGAATAAGGGCTTGCAAAGCCCGCAACAAACGCCATACACGCGCGCAGCGCTCCGCTCTGCAAGCAGTGGCGCGCAGGTAAGCGCCACGTTTCCCTTTTTCACCGGAAAGTAATGATGCTAGACCATATCGATCTGACGAAGCTGATCTTCGGCCGTCTCACCTGGGAAGCGATTCCCTATCACGAACCGATTCTCATCGCGACCTTCCTCATGGTCGCCCTCGGCGGTGCAGCGGTGCTTGGCGCGCTGACCTATTACAAGGTCTGGGGTACGTTGTGGCGTGACTGGTTCACCAGCATCGACCATAAGAAAATCGGCATCATGTACGTTGTACTTGGCCTGGTCATGCTGCTGCGCGGCTTTGCCGACGCCTTGATGATGCGTGCCCAGCAGGCGTTTGCTTTCGGCGGTTCGGAAGGCTTCTTGCCGCCGCACCACTACGACCAGGTCTTCACCGCGCACGGCGTCATCATGATCTTCTTCGTCGCCATGCCGCTGGTGACCGGCCTGATGAACTACGTGGTGCCGCTGCAGATCGGCGCGCGCGACGTTGCTTTCCCTTTCCTCAATAACTTCAGCTTCTGGATGACCACCTTCGGCGGCATGCTGGTGATGGCGTCGCTGTTCGTCGGCGAATTCGCGCGTACCGGCTGGCTGGCGTATCCGCCGCTGTCTGGCATCTTGGCCAGTCCGGATGTGGGGGTCGACTACTATATATGGGCGCTGCAGATTGCCGGGGTAGGGACGCTGCTATCGGGCATCAACCTGATCGCCACCATCGTCAAGATGCGCGCGCCTGGCATGAACATGATGAAGATGCCGGTGTTCACCTGGACTGCCTTGTGCACCAACGTCCTGATCGTCGCTGCTTTCCCAGTCCTGACCGCGGTATTGGGCATGCTGTCGCTGGACCGTATCTTCGGCACCAACTTCTTCACCAACGACATGGGCGGCAACGCCATGATGTATGTCAACCTGATCTGGATCTGGGGCCATCCTGAAGTCTACATCCTGATCTTGCCTGCTTTCGGTATCTTCTCCGAAGTGGTTTCCACATTCAGCAGCAAGCGCCTGTTCGGTTACACCTCGATGGTTTACGCCACCGTGGTGATCACCATCCTGTCCTACCTGGTGTGGCTGCATCACTTCTTCACCATGGGTTCGGGGGCCAGCGTCAACTCGTTCTTCGGCATCACGACGATGATCATCTCGATCCCGACCGGCGCCAAGATCTTCAACTGGCTGTTCACCATGTACCGCGGCCGCATCCGTTTCGAGCTGCCCATGCTGTGGACCATCGGCTTCATGATCACCTTCGTCATCGGCGGCATGACCGGCGTGCTGCTGGCGGTACCGCCAGCCGACTTCGTGCTGCATAACAGCCTGTTCCTGATCGCTCACTTCCATAACGTGATTATCGGCGGCGTATTGTTCGGCATGTTTGCCGGCATCAACTTCTGGTTCCCGAAAGCCTTCGGCTTCAAGCTCGACGATTTCTGGGGCAAGTGCTGCTTCTGGTTCTGGACCATCGGCTTCTATGTCGCCTTCATGCCGCTGTATGTGCTGGGCCTGATGGGCGTGACCCGCCGCCTGGGCCACTTCGAAGATCCGTCGCTGCAGATCTGGTTCCAGATCGCCGCCTTCGGCGCCGTCCTGATCGCACTCGGCATCGCTTCCTTCATCGTGCAGCTGATAGTCAGCTTCCGCCGCCGCGAATCGTTGCGCGACACCACCGGCGATCCATGGGATGCACGTACGCTGGAATGGTCGACTTCGTCGCCGCCGCCAGATTACAACTTCGCCTTCACGCCGAAAGTGCACGACAACGACGCCTGGACCGACATGAAAGCCAACGGCTACAGCCGTCCGCTGAAAGACTTCGTCGCCATCCACATGCCGAAGAACACCGGCGCCGGTTTCATCATCGCTGCGCTCAGCGCTGCCGTCGGCTTTGCCCTGATCTGGCACATGTGGCTGGTGGCGGGCCTCGGTTTTGCCGCGATGATGGCAGCCATCATCGTCCACACCTTCAACTACAACCGCGATTACCACATCTCGGCGGACGAAGTCGTCCGCACCGAGGGCGAACGCACACGATTGCTGGCTAGCCATGTCTGATATCACTATGAATACCAACAGCGCCACCGGCGCGGCTGACCCGAGCGCGCGCTTCTACGTCCGCGAACATCATCCGGAAAACGGCACCTTGCTGGGTTTCTGGCTGTACCTGATGAGCGATTGCCTGATCTTCGCCTGTCTGTTTGCCACCTACGCGGTATTGGGCCGCAACTATGCAGGCGGCCCGACCGGCGCCGAGCTGTTCGACCTGCCGCTGGTTGCGGTCAATACTTCGCTGCTGCTGCTGTCGTCGATTACTTACGGTTTCGCCATGCTGGAAATGCAGCGCAAGCGCAAGGGCGCGACCCTGGCGTGGCTGGCGGTCACCGGCATCCTTGGCGCCTGCTTCATCGGCTTTGAACTGTATGAATTCGCCCACCTGATCCACGAAGGCTACGGTCCGCAACGCAGCGGCTTCCTGACTTCCTTCTTCGCCCTGGTGGCGACCCACGGCTTGCACGTCAGCTTCGGCATCGTCTGGCTGATTACATTGATGTTCCAGGTCAAGCGCCATGGCCTGACCCAGGAAAACGGCCGTCGCCTGATGTGCCTGTCGATGTTCTGGCACTTTCTGGACGTGGTCTGGATCGGCGTCTTCACCTTTGTCTATCTGATGGGAGTTTTGCCATGAGCGGCGGACATCAACAACACCCGGCCCGTGTCGTCGGCCATGGCCATGATCACGATGACCACGACGGTCATCACGGCCACACCCACGCCGACCACGGCAGCCTGAAAAGCTA
The sequence above is a segment of the Collimonas sp. PA-H2 genome. Coding sequences within it:
- the cyoA gene encoding ubiquinol oxidase subunit II, producing MVSLISRRGLLLLPVFLLAGCNTVVMNPSGDIASQQGRLIVVSTLLMLLVIVPVIALTIWFAWRYRKNNTAARYEPDWDHSTQLELVIWGAPLLIIIALGLLTWISTHTLDPYRPLSRLDADRPIPADTKTLTVEVVALDWKWLFIYPEQGIATVNELAAPVDVPIRFKITSSTIMNSFFIPALAGQIYAMPGMQTSLNAVINRPGEFDGFSANYSGAGFSDMRFKFHGLTQENFDKWVQARKAAGGHLNRPDYLQLEKPSEKEPVRSYASVDQDLYHAILNRCIEPGQMCMDQMMGGHKMVEQHHE
- the cyoB gene encoding cytochrome o ubiquinol oxidase subunit I codes for the protein MLDHIDLTKLIFGRLTWEAIPYHEPILIATFLMVALGGAAVLGALTYYKVWGTLWRDWFTSIDHKKIGIMYVVLGLVMLLRGFADALMMRAQQAFAFGGSEGFLPPHHYDQVFTAHGVIMIFFVAMPLVTGLMNYVVPLQIGARDVAFPFLNNFSFWMTTFGGMLVMASLFVGEFARTGWLAYPPLSGILASPDVGVDYYIWALQIAGVGTLLSGINLIATIVKMRAPGMNMMKMPVFTWTALCTNVLIVAAFPVLTAVLGMLSLDRIFGTNFFTNDMGGNAMMYVNLIWIWGHPEVYILILPAFGIFSEVVSTFSSKRLFGYTSMVYATVVITILSYLVWLHHFFTMGSGASVNSFFGITTMIISIPTGAKIFNWLFTMYRGRIRFELPMLWTIGFMITFVIGGMTGVLLAVPPADFVLHNSLFLIAHFHNVIIGGVLFGMFAGINFWFPKAFGFKLDDFWGKCCFWFWTIGFYVAFMPLYVLGLMGVTRRLGHFEDPSLQIWFQIAAFGAVLIALGIASFIVQLIVSFRRRESLRDTTGDPWDARTLEWSTSSPPPDYNFAFTPKVHDNDAWTDMKANGYSRPLKDFVAIHMPKNTGAGFIIAALSAAVGFALIWHMWLVAGLGFAAMMAAIIVHTFNYNRDYHISADEVVRTEGERTRLLASHV
- the cyoC gene encoding cytochrome o ubiquinol oxidase subunit III; the protein is MSDITMNTNSATGAADPSARFYVREHHPENGTLLGFWLYLMSDCLIFACLFATYAVLGRNYAGGPTGAELFDLPLVAVNTSLLLLSSITYGFAMLEMQRKRKGATLAWLAVTGILGACFIGFELYEFAHLIHEGYGPQRSGFLTSFFALVATHGLHVSFGIVWLITLMFQVKRHGLTQENGRRLMCLSMFWHFLDVVWIGVFTFVYLMGVLP